In one Zymobacter palmae genomic region, the following are encoded:
- a CDS encoding type VI secretion system Vgr family protein, giving the protein MAREQLSTPFTFTVDCLSQRHDVDLCGLLAQPVTLSLLQADGSYRNFHAIVSEAIRLGSDGGISDYQLVLKPWLTLLEHVSDSRIFQDLTAVEIVTRVLEGHTVSEGGFRFDLRHQERYPKRSYCVQYNESDYHFISRLLEEEGLWWYVVQETDKHIIVFTDDNDACPSVTPDTIRFHRQSATESADSLTDWGHQRQVEPTRISLGSFDYKSPGTPLRVQLDAYNNSANLPTLEQYNYAGEYAFGRYDRGYQLGEIRIERHEAQANRFTGAGGARQLSVGHRFILTQHPNHDGGGEGNRTFLLLGLEWAAENNLPVAVTRRHMPGSLEMQLDALRESVGHDIEKSSDQDATGTAFFHARLEAQRFDTTFRAPDAHRKTSLGGPQTAIVVGPANETIYTDHLNRVKVQFHWDRDGQYSEGSSCWLRVSQVNADGGWGSVFVPRIGQEVIVSFIDGDPDRPIITGRVYNGERQPLWHSNGLISGFHTQNYRGSGYNELLFDDATDQSRVRLGTDHHYSELNLGYLIHQQGNGRGQYRGEGFELRSDAYGTVRANKGLYLSSWGQAQAKGDQTDVEPVTQQLNRTYQLHKQLSDLAIRHQSEGLTSLAPLEAANSENKGVQVGHDGQQGGQGQADGMQTPWLHIASPAGISVTTPKSTHLAQQEHLSLSSGQWAGYYCRDGEKPVGHYC; this is encoded by the coding sequence ATGGCACGCGAGCAGCTAAGCACGCCTTTCACGTTCACTGTGGACTGCCTTTCTCAACGTCACGATGTTGATTTGTGCGGCCTGCTGGCCCAGCCCGTTACATTGTCACTTTTGCAGGCTGATGGCTCTTACCGTAATTTTCATGCCATTGTCAGTGAGGCTATACGTCTGGGCAGTGATGGGGGGATCAGTGACTATCAATTGGTACTCAAACCATGGCTGACATTACTTGAGCATGTCTCTGATAGTCGTATTTTTCAAGATTTGACAGCAGTAGAAATAGTTACGCGTGTATTGGAAGGCCATACCGTTAGCGAAGGTGGTTTTCGTTTTGATCTGCGTCATCAAGAACGCTACCCAAAACGTTCCTATTGTGTTCAGTATAATGAGTCCGATTACCACTTCATCAGTCGCTTGCTCGAAGAAGAAGGTCTCTGGTGGTATGTGGTACAGGAGACGGATAAGCATATTATAGTCTTTACCGATGATAACGATGCTTGCCCTAGCGTTACGCCCGACACAATACGTTTTCATCGACAGTCTGCTACTGAGTCAGCTGATAGCCTGACAGACTGGGGACATCAACGCCAGGTTGAGCCAACCCGCATCAGTTTAGGGTCTTTTGACTACAAATCTCCAGGCACTCCTCTAAGGGTTCAGCTCGATGCATATAATAACTCCGCTAATCTTCCTACCCTAGAGCAGTATAACTATGCTGGTGAGTATGCATTTGGCCGCTATGATCGTGGTTACCAACTGGGCGAAATTCGCATTGAACGCCATGAGGCACAGGCGAACCGATTTACGGGGGCGGGTGGTGCTCGACAATTAAGCGTAGGGCATCGATTTATACTGACTCAGCACCCTAATCATGATGGTGGTGGAGAAGGGAATCGTACCTTTTTGCTGCTTGGACTCGAGTGGGCGGCTGAAAACAATCTGCCAGTAGCGGTTACTCGCCGTCATATGCCTGGCAGTCTCGAAATGCAGCTTGATGCACTGCGAGAGTCTGTCGGGCACGATATCGAAAAATCATCTGATCAAGATGCTACAGGCACAGCATTCTTTCATGCTCGACTTGAGGCTCAGCGTTTCGATACAACATTTCGTGCACCTGATGCTCATCGTAAAACTAGCCTGGGTGGTCCTCAGACTGCAATTGTTGTCGGGCCTGCCAACGAGACCATTTATACCGATCACCTCAATCGAGTGAAGGTACAGTTTCACTGGGACCGCGATGGTCAATACAGTGAGGGATCCAGCTGTTGGTTGAGGGTTTCTCAGGTTAACGCTGATGGCGGCTGGGGATCTGTGTTCGTTCCTCGCATCGGGCAGGAAGTCATTGTCAGCTTCATTGATGGAGATCCTGATCGCCCTATTATCACTGGTCGCGTCTACAACGGCGAGCGACAGCCGCTATGGCATAGCAATGGACTGATCTCTGGGTTTCATACTCAAAATTATCGCGGTAGTGGTTACAACGAACTGCTATTCGATGATGCGACGGATCAGAGCCGTGTTCGCCTTGGTACTGATCATCATTATTCTGAATTAAATTTGGGTTATTTAATTCACCAACAGGGCAACGGGCGCGGACAATATAGAGGCGAAGGATTTGAGCTACGTAGCGATGCGTATGGTACCGTGCGCGCCAATAAAGGCTTGTATTTGTCGAGCTGGGGGCAGGCTCAGGCCAAAGGGGATCAGACGGATGTTGAGCCTGTAACGCAACAATTAAATCGTACTTATCAACTGCATAAACAGCTATCAGATTTGGCTATTCGGCATCAGTCGGAAGGACTAACAAGTCTTGCACCATTAGAGGCCGCAAACTCAGAAAATAAAGGGGTGCAGGTAGGGCATGATGGCCAGCAAGGAGGTCAGGGGCAGGCTGATGGCATGCAGACACCTTGGCTTCATATAGCGTCTCCTGCGGGCATTAGTGTCACTACACCTAAGTCAACGCATTTGGCACAGCAAGAGCATCTCAGTTTGTCGAGTGGGCAGTGGGCAGGATACTACTGTCGCGACGGGGAAAAGCCTGTTGGCCACTATTGCTGA
- the thiC gene encoding phosphomethylpyrimidine synthase ThiC, translating to MAPFPASRKVYVTGSRPDIRVPMREISQTPTITMQGDEVANPPICVYDTSGPYTDPDVELDIRKGLAPLRRAWIDERNDTELLEGLSSAYGRERAGDPALTPLRFPNIGRPRRARSGANVTQMHYARQGVVTPEMEYVALRENQRRAAIKDDPELAKQHLGFGFGATIPAEITPEFVRDEIARGRAILPANINHPELEPMIIGRNFLVKINGNIGNSALTSSIAEEVEKMTWGIRWGADTIMDLSTGRNIHETREWIIRNSPVPIGTVPLYQALEKVNGKAEELTWEVFRDTVIEQAEQGVDYMTIHAGVRLHHIPLTADRTTGIVSRGGAIMAQWCLAHHQESFLYTHFRELCELMQAYDIAFSLGDGLRPGSINDANDEAQFAELETLGELTKIAWEYDVQVMIEGPGHVPMQMIHENMTKQLECCDEAPFYTLGPLVTDIAPGYDHITSGIGAAQIGWYGCAMLCYVTPKEHLGLPDKNDVKTGIITYRIAAHAADLAKGHPGAQRRDNALSKARFEFRWEDQFNLGLDPDTAREFHDETLPKPAAKVAHFCSMCGPKFCSMKLSQDVRERFGSKPQQDVDVGLQQQAERFQAQGSQLYQPE from the coding sequence ATGGCTCCATTCCCTGCTTCGCGCAAAGTCTACGTGACCGGTTCACGTCCTGATATCCGCGTGCCCATGCGTGAAATCAGCCAGACGCCCACGATCACGATGCAAGGCGACGAGGTCGCCAATCCGCCGATTTGCGTGTACGACACGTCAGGTCCGTATACCGATCCCGACGTCGAACTGGATATCCGCAAAGGGCTGGCACCGCTACGTCGGGCGTGGATCGATGAGCGTAACGACACGGAACTGCTTGAAGGATTGAGTTCTGCCTATGGGCGCGAACGTGCTGGTGATCCTGCACTGACGCCGCTGCGTTTCCCCAATATTGGCCGCCCGCGCCGTGCCAGAAGCGGGGCTAATGTCACTCAGATGCACTATGCGCGTCAGGGCGTCGTCACCCCGGAAATGGAATACGTTGCGCTGCGCGAAAACCAACGCCGTGCGGCTATCAAGGACGACCCCGAGCTGGCCAAACAGCACCTAGGCTTCGGTTTCGGGGCGACTATTCCTGCTGAAATTACACCAGAGTTCGTACGCGATGAAATCGCCCGTGGGCGTGCCATTTTGCCGGCCAACATCAATCACCCTGAACTCGAGCCGATGATCATCGGCCGCAATTTTCTGGTGAAGATCAACGGCAACATCGGTAACTCAGCGCTGACCTCCTCGATTGCCGAAGAAGTCGAAAAGATGACGTGGGGCATTCGTTGGGGGGCAGACACCATCATGGACCTGTCAACTGGCCGCAACATTCATGAAACGCGCGAATGGATCATTCGCAACTCTCCGGTGCCGATCGGTACGGTGCCGCTCTATCAGGCGCTTGAGAAGGTCAACGGCAAGGCCGAAGAACTGACGTGGGAAGTGTTTCGCGATACGGTCATCGAACAGGCCGAGCAGGGCGTCGACTACATGACCATCCATGCCGGTGTTCGTCTGCACCATATTCCGCTGACCGCTGACCGTACCACCGGGATCGTCTCGCGCGGCGGTGCGATCATGGCGCAGTGGTGTCTGGCCCACCACCAAGAAAGCTTCCTCTACACTCACTTCCGCGAGCTGTGCGAGCTGATGCAGGCTTACGACATTGCCTTCTCGCTGGGCGATGGTCTGCGTCCCGGGTCGATCAATGATGCCAACGATGAGGCGCAGTTTGCTGAGTTGGAAACGCTGGGCGAGTTGACCAAGATTGCTTGGGAGTACGACGTTCAGGTCATGATCGAGGGGCCGGGGCATGTGCCGATGCAGATGATCCACGAAAATATGACCAAGCAGCTGGAATGCTGTGACGAAGCGCCGTTCTACACCCTCGGGCCGTTGGTCACCGATATCGCACCGGGCTACGACCATATCACTTCGGGGATCGGTGCAGCGCAGATCGGCTGGTACGGCTGTGCCATGCTCTGCTATGTCACGCCTAAGGAACACCTGGGGTTGCCGGATAAGAATGACGTCAAGACCGGCATCATCACCTACCGCATTGCCGCTCATGCTGCCGACCTCGCCAAGGGCCATCCCGGCGCGCAGCGCCGCGACAATGCGCTGTCGAAAGCACGCTTTGAGTTCCGCTGGGAAGATCAGTTCAACCTTGGTCTCGACCCTGACACGGCGCGTGAATTCCATGATGAGACGTTGCCGAAGCCTGCCGCCAAGGTTGCGCATTTCTGCTCAATGTGTGGACCGAAGTTCTGTTCGATGAAGCTGAGTCAGGACGTGCGCGAACGTTTTGGCAGCAAGCCGCAGCAGGATGTCGATGTAGGCCTTCAGCAGCAGGCCGAGCGCTTTCAGGCGCAGGGCAGCCAGCTCTATCAACCGGAGTAG
- a CDS encoding phospholipase effector Tle1 domain-containing protein, translating into MSILVCECRKEAADPSGKFFFTEEEMGILKENKDKKLSEKEKMPCSKPAYIGVFFDGTNNSYRHAIENKTEEESNVARLYDVFPGRCVPGILPKETDWKTDLALYERHFKIYVPGVGKAFPNIGDQIGSWAQTQWDGISGGAMATYGQGRILWGIAQLLNYIYGYYHAGFGSSVLITDEEVKYASENISLVQEELERKVSFKDDGKICSIKWASNSCLFSAITSTKEVLQNSRLDNKKNATLVLCSWIARLKRSIGTRVHNPDILPLNKLHLYTFGFSRGATQARAYLNWLVKLCRLDAESYNQQEGPLTLGGIPVSHDFMGIFDTVASVGWADMFVWSNGHNWWGDARSLQIPKEVGKCIHFVAAHEQRRCFPLDSVYQGQRLPEYCEEIVFPGAHSDVGGGYAPFDQGKGFSRSGTSTLSRIPLAEMYRRARLEGVPLELEKASEAAKLSYKIDIRLLSEFNTYISLFPLKEGTTAQIVTPHWEKLISQYFRRFKGGENSLQMSSATRAHYQDRGLRDSIKNKRSDAYKEKHFLLGELSPVTLVYEPEEITKINASSDAIYSNRLDAAEKITKVSNEAINAEHKDFLLVKNNHYAELSTEDEVELSYQDKSWFKKNLTTQIA; encoded by the coding sequence ATGTCGATATTAGTATGTGAATGTCGGAAAGAGGCGGCTGATCCTAGTGGCAAGTTTTTCTTCACAGAAGAAGAAATGGGTATTTTAAAGGAAAACAAAGATAAAAAATTATCAGAGAAAGAAAAAATGCCTTGCAGTAAACCTGCTTATATAGGTGTTTTCTTTGACGGTACTAACAATAGTTACCGGCATGCAATAGAAAATAAAACAGAAGAAGAAAGTAATGTAGCGCGTTTGTATGATGTATTTCCGGGGCGGTGTGTGCCGGGTATTTTGCCAAAAGAAACAGATTGGAAAACTGATCTAGCTCTTTATGAGCGGCACTTTAAAATCTATGTTCCTGGTGTTGGTAAAGCATTTCCAAACATTGGTGATCAAATAGGGAGTTGGGCCCAAACGCAGTGGGATGGTATCTCTGGTGGAGCAATGGCAACTTATGGACAAGGACGCATACTATGGGGGATCGCCCAGCTATTAAATTATATATATGGCTACTACCATGCGGGCTTTGGTAGTAGTGTTCTTATTACTGATGAAGAAGTTAAATATGCTTCAGAAAATATAAGCCTTGTACAAGAAGAGCTAGAAAGAAAAGTGTCTTTCAAAGACGATGGAAAAATATGCTCTATCAAATGGGCGTCAAATAGTTGTTTGTTTTCAGCTATAACTTCAACGAAAGAAGTACTTCAGAATAGTCGCCTTGATAACAAAAAAAATGCCACTCTAGTGCTTTGCAGTTGGATCGCACGGCTTAAAAGAAGCATAGGTACCAGAGTGCATAATCCAGATATATTGCCTCTTAATAAGTTACATTTGTATACGTTTGGTTTTTCTCGCGGAGCCACGCAAGCGCGTGCTTATCTCAATTGGCTAGTCAAGCTCTGTCGCTTAGATGCAGAGTCTTATAACCAGCAAGAAGGCCCTTTAACTCTTGGCGGTATTCCCGTATCTCATGACTTCATGGGAATTTTTGATACAGTAGCATCTGTCGGCTGGGCCGATATGTTTGTTTGGTCTAATGGGCATAATTGGTGGGGAGATGCACGTAGTCTTCAAATACCGAAAGAAGTAGGGAAATGTATTCATTTCGTAGCTGCACATGAACAGCGTAGATGTTTCCCATTGGACTCTGTTTACCAGGGACAACGCCTACCTGAATATTGTGAGGAAATTGTTTTTCCCGGTGCGCATTCTGATGTTGGGGGCGGATATGCACCTTTTGATCAAGGGAAAGGGTTTTCACGTAGCGGCACTTCAACACTTAGTCGCATTCCTCTAGCAGAAATGTACCGTCGAGCACGCCTTGAAGGCGTCCCATTAGAACTTGAAAAAGCGAGTGAAGCCGCAAAATTAAGTTATAAGATAGATATTCGGTTGCTTTCCGAATTCAACACCTATATTTCTTTATTCCCATTAAAGGAAGGAACAACCGCCCAAATTGTTACTCCTCATTGGGAAAAGTTAATATCACAATATTTTCGCAGATTCAAAGGGGGAGAAAATTCTTTACAGATGTCTAGCGCTACTCGTGCGCATTATCAAGACAGAGGGTTGCGTGATTCAATAAAAAACAAACGTTCAGATGCTTACAAGGAAAAGCATTTTCTACTTGGAGAGCTGAGTCCTGTTACTTTGGTTTACGAGCCTGAGGAAATCACAAAAATTAACGCTTCCAGTGATGCAATTTATTCAAATCGGCTTGATGCGGCAGAAAAAATAACTAAAGTCTCTAATGAAGCAATAAATGCAGAGCATAAAGATTTTTTGCTTGTAAAAAATAATCATTACGCTGAACTTTCGACAGAAGACGAGGTAGAACTTAGCTATCAAGATAAATCATGGTTTAAAAAAAATCTGACTACGCAAATAGCTTAG
- a CDS encoding DUF3304 domain-containing protein, with protein sequence MTFKCEFAAFIAISIIASASMLLTGCSERTTTASVTGINYTDKNIASFQVIQPNNFKNRSPAQEAMAYGAGGQMCCYLLPYEWHEGLKVSLEVEPDIIPVEGQSTQDEYDRRRDTGTLYYNVEVPVSQYAPGKAQLLWIQFLPNQQYRAIATDFDPTNPEFPSDVKGWPVPSVAFRHKLWEREMDDERDTIMRFRNKVFKERSENEWKESWDSYSKYTKLRDKEEDGFKGYDDYAFRQYRKNRDEEIYNHSLKRLEELNKIEPK encoded by the coding sequence ATGACATTTAAATGTGAATTTGCAGCGTTTATCGCTATTAGCATTATTGCTAGTGCTTCAATGTTACTGACAGGGTGTAGTGAACGTACCACCACTGCATCTGTTACTGGTATTAATTATACGGATAAAAACATAGCGAGCTTTCAGGTTATTCAACCTAATAACTTTAAAAATCGTTCACCTGCTCAAGAGGCAATGGCGTATGGTGCTGGTGGGCAGATGTGTTGTTATCTCTTGCCTTATGAATGGCACGAAGGTTTAAAGGTTAGCTTGGAGGTTGAGCCTGATATTATACCTGTAGAAGGGCAAAGCACCCAAGATGAATATGATCGACGTCGTGATACAGGTACGCTTTATTACAATGTCGAAGTGCCTGTATCGCAATATGCGCCAGGCAAAGCTCAATTACTATGGATCCAGTTCCTTCCTAATCAGCAGTACCGCGCTATTGCAACCGATTTTGATCCTACTAACCCTGAGTTCCCTAGTGATGTGAAAGGATGGCCTGTACCGTCTGTTGCTTTTCGTCATAAACTGTGGGAAAGAGAAATGGATGATGAGCGTGATACTATTATGCGTTTTAGAAATAAAGTTTTTAAAGAACGCAGTGAAAATGAATGGAAAGAATCTTGGGATTCTTATAGTAAATATACTAAATTGAGAGATAAAGAAGAAGATGGTTTTAAAGGGTATGATGATTATGCTTTTCGCCAATATAGAAAAAACAGGGATGAAGAGATTTATAATCATAGCCTAAAAAGGTTGGAAGAGTTAAACAAAATTGAGCCTAAATAA
- a CDS encoding DUF2345 domain-containing protein, translating to MSLHLSQRIWHSKSISVCRVGSGQDTTVATGKSLLATIAEKFSLFVYNAGIKLFAAKGNVEVQAQSDSINLTAQKDINMQAVSGKITEVASDEITFSSGGAYIRLKGGNIELHAPGTIDVKGVQQLFDGPAGMSATLSRLPNALPVMPEGICVECMLRNLKRGIPLVDVT from the coding sequence GTGTCACTACACCTAAGTCAACGCATTTGGCACAGCAAGAGCATCTCAGTTTGTCGAGTGGGCAGTGGGCAGGATACTACTGTCGCGACGGGGAAAAGCCTGTTGGCCACTATTGCTGAAAAATTTTCGTTATTTGTATATAACGCAGGGATAAAGCTATTTGCAGCTAAGGGTAATGTTGAGGTACAAGCTCAGTCCGATAGCATTAATTTGACGGCCCAAAAAGATATTAATATGCAAGCCGTTAGCGGAAAAATTACAGAAGTTGCATCAGACGAAATTACTTTTTCTAGTGGTGGAGCTTATATTCGATTGAAAGGCGGTAATATTGAGCTTCACGCGCCAGGAACAATAGATGTAAAAGGAGTACAGCAGCTATTTGATGGCCCGGCAGGAATGAGTGCTACGTTATCGCGTTTGCCTAACGCATTGCCGGTTATGCCTGAAGGGATCTGTGTTGAATGTATGCTTCGCAACTTAAAACGGGGAATTCCTCTTGTCGATGTCACCTAA
- a CDS encoding DUF4123 domain-containing protein: protein MSPNPIIDVYDEHWEHAAFDYLATLATEDPALRPVALLDGAFLFDRLLPWMEQWLPSHCWWSVYEGLPNTDRQVIQASPQLVDLNDLDDMQRSVLLKGTNGYPMLSIIMTKASLSQLASQLKAFCIISTPCARYTLRFADTRLLPTIINILTNEQRTLFSHNIHAWHYVDRAAQWASLPLVDKYDHTVIPPINGIALRECFKTP from the coding sequence ATGTCACCTAATCCTATAATCGATGTCTATGATGAGCATTGGGAGCATGCTGCATTTGATTATCTAGCTACACTAGCCACAGAGGATCCTGCTCTTCGTCCCGTGGCATTATTGGATGGTGCTTTCCTTTTTGATCGCTTATTGCCATGGATGGAACAGTGGTTGCCTAGCCACTGTTGGTGGTCGGTCTACGAAGGATTACCCAATACGGACCGACAAGTGATACAAGCATCGCCGCAGCTTGTTGACCTTAATGATCTAGATGACATGCAACGCTCAGTCTTGTTAAAAGGTACTAATGGGTATCCAATGCTCAGCATCATAATGACCAAAGCGTCTCTTAGCCAGCTGGCTAGCCAATTGAAGGCTTTTTGCATCATTAGCACTCCATGTGCTCGATATACACTGCGTTTTGCGGATACGCGATTATTGCCAACTATTATTAATATATTGACAAATGAGCAACGGACACTATTTAGCCACAATATTCATGCTTGGCATTACGTTGATCGCGCAGCTCAATGGGCATCACTGCCATTAGTAGATAAATATGATCATACAGTAATACCACCCATTAATGGTATCGCTCTTAGAGAGTGTTTCAAAACCCCTTGA
- the thiD gene encoding bifunctional hydroxymethylpyrimidine kinase/phosphomethylpyrimidine kinase, translating into MMDDDEVIAVADPHVAEEARCSLKRCLQQVQQQHPLVHCLTNEVVTNVTANALLACGASPLMVVDRDECRALAALANGMLINIGTFSASRADAMRQAIEVRHASNLPWVLDPVAVGALAPRTEWVLSVVARCPPSIVRGNASEVIALAGGKGGRGTDSTVQPCHALPAARQLLAQGVKAVAISGETDLIVTADGVLAVQHGHALLTRITGAGCMLGALMAAVAGLKDVDAGEAALVATLWFTLAAERAAVSAQGPGALMAGLLDALYALAAESTILSSLRVGRVFAAEASSMIPQRRVCDPRPPIAMTIAGTDPTGGAGLQADLSTFRALKVFGASAITAVVAQNTLGVNDVVPLAPAMIKAQIEAVFEDLDVDALKIGMLGQADIVMAVAECLLEQGDGRPPFDIVLDPVMVSTSGHALLMADAECLLWERLVPLASLITPNLAEAEALLGRDIPPTPEGLESAALELHDRGARQVLVKGGHMEGRLALDVFVNEQGDVHRLSLPRVNTPNTHGTGCVLSSAITALRAQGHDWLEAITLARRFLQEALQAGQSERFTLGHGPCLIHLPRLLKP; encoded by the coding sequence ATGATGGATGACGATGAAGTGATTGCTGTCGCTGATCCTCATGTCGCAGAAGAGGCACGCTGTAGCCTGAAGCGCTGCTTGCAGCAGGTACAGCAACAGCATCCGCTGGTGCACTGTCTCACCAATGAGGTGGTGACTAACGTCACGGCTAACGCGCTGTTGGCCTGCGGTGCATCTCCACTGATGGTGGTGGATCGCGACGAGTGCCGAGCGCTGGCCGCGCTGGCTAACGGCATGCTGATCAACATCGGCACCTTCTCGGCCTCGCGTGCAGATGCCATGCGGCAGGCCATAGAGGTGCGGCATGCCAGTAACCTGCCGTGGGTGTTGGACCCGGTTGCTGTGGGGGCCCTGGCACCGCGTACCGAGTGGGTGCTGTCCGTGGTGGCACGCTGTCCGCCCTCCATCGTACGAGGCAATGCCTCGGAAGTAATTGCACTGGCCGGTGGGAAAGGTGGGCGTGGAACGGACAGCACCGTTCAGCCCTGTCATGCGCTACCCGCAGCGCGCCAGCTGCTGGCGCAGGGTGTCAAAGCAGTGGCGATCAGCGGGGAAACCGATCTGATCGTGACCGCTGATGGTGTGTTGGCGGTGCAGCACGGTCACGCACTGCTGACACGTATCACTGGAGCGGGCTGCATGCTGGGTGCGTTGATGGCTGCCGTGGCGGGCCTGAAGGATGTTGATGCTGGTGAAGCCGCATTGGTCGCTACGCTATGGTTCACTCTGGCGGCCGAGCGCGCGGCAGTGTCAGCCCAAGGGCCGGGAGCGCTAATGGCCGGTCTTCTGGACGCGCTGTATGCGTTGGCAGCAGAGTCGACCATCCTGTCCTCGCTGCGAGTTGGGCGAGTGTTTGCGGCCGAAGCTTCGTCGATGATCCCTCAGCGGCGCGTCTGCGATCCTCGTCCCCCGATCGCCATGACTATCGCGGGCACTGATCCGACCGGAGGGGCAGGGCTGCAGGCGGACCTTTCTACCTTCCGTGCCTTGAAGGTGTTCGGTGCCAGCGCTATTACGGCGGTGGTGGCGCAGAATACGCTGGGGGTCAACGATGTTGTACCGCTGGCGCCTGCCATGATCAAAGCGCAAATAGAAGCGGTGTTCGAAGACCTTGATGTCGATGCGCTTAAGATTGGCATGCTAGGACAGGCCGATATCGTGATGGCCGTGGCAGAATGTCTGCTGGAACAGGGTGATGGTCGCCCGCCCTTCGATATCGTGCTTGATCCCGTGATGGTATCGACGTCAGGCCATGCATTATTGATGGCCGATGCCGAGTGCCTGCTATGGGAACGGTTGGTGCCGTTGGCCAGTCTGATCACCCCTAATCTGGCCGAAGCGGAAGCCCTACTGGGGCGCGATATCCCACCGACGCCAGAAGGGCTGGAATCGGCTGCACTTGAACTGCACGATCGCGGCGCGCGTCAGGTATTGGTCAAAGGCGGCCATATGGAAGGGCGCCTAGCGCTGGATGTGTTCGTCAATGAGCAGGGTGACGTGCATCGACTGTCGCTGCCGCGGGTAAACACGCCCAACACGCATGGAACGGGCTGTGTGCTGTCTTCTGCCATCACTGCGTTGCGAGCCCAAGGACATGATTGGCTGGAAGCTATCACGCTGGCACGCCGTTTTCTGCAGGAAGCGCTTCAAGCTGGGCAGAGCGAGCGCTTCACGCTGGGGCATGGGCCGTGCCTGATTCACCTGCCTCGCTTGCTGAAGCCGTGA
- a CDS encoding IS5 family transposase (programmed frameshift) — protein MATSLLPDELWYIIQPLLPEHTPDPRGGRPRVSDRQALSGILFVLMTGIPWRHLPTSLGFGSGPTCWRRLKKWHEAGVWQQLHHELLHRLHLADRIDWERACVDGSSVKAKKGGSAVGPNPTDRGRLGCKRHLLTDGNGVPLVVLFSGANMHDSVPLTALLEAIPKLQGTRGRPRHRPNKLHADKAYDYERCREACVVRGISPRIARRGKDSSTRLGRHRWVVERTFAWLNHAKRLAVRYERRLDIYCAFTLLRCAMICFKKLMLGF, from the exons ATGGCTACTTCACTACTTCCTGACGAACTCTGGTATATCATCCAACCTCTTCTCCCCGAGCACACGCCAGACCCTCGCGGAGGAAGGCCTCGTGTATCTGACCGACAAGCGCTGTCTGGCATCTTGTTCGTACTGATGACAGGGATTCCTTGGCGACATCTGCCTACTTCTCTAGGGTTTGGCTCCGGCCCCACCTGTTGGCGACGGCTGAAAAAGTGGCATGAGGCTGGCGTTTGGCAACAACTCCATCATGAGCTGTTACACCGCCTGCATCTGGCAGATCGCATCGACTGGGAACGCGCCTGCGTGGATGGCTCATCCGTAAAGGCGA AAAAAGGGGGATCTGCCGTAGGCCCTAATCCCACCGATAGAGGACGTTTGGGATGCAAGCGTCATCTGCTGACGGATGGCAATGGCGTACCGTTGGTAGTGCTTTTTTCTGGTGCGAACATGCACGATAGCGTTCCGCTGACGGCGTTACTGGAAGCGATACCTAAGCTGCAAGGCACTCGCGGCCGCCCTCGGCATCGCCCGAACAAACTGCACGCTGACAAAGCCTATGACTACGAGCGTTGTCGAGAAGCCTGTGTTGTTCGAGGTATCAGTCCGCGGATAGCGCGCCGCGGCAAGGACAGTAGTACGAGGCTAGGCAGGCACCGCTGGGTGGTAGAACGCACTTTTGCATGGCTCAATCACGCTAAACGGCTAGCCGTTCGGTACGAACGCCGACTCGATATTTACTGCGCCTTCACGTTGCTGCGATGTGCCATGATCTGTTTTAAGAAGCTGATGTTGGGGTTTTGA